GAGGTCATTCGTCCGTTCATCAACAGAATCCTTACAGCCGTGCGGATCAGCGTGTGTCCTCCTTACCTGGACGACAGCCATGATCTGCGGGATTCCTCTCTGGGGTTGTGGGTTACGGATTACTTGGTCCCGTCATCAAAACAATATAAACTTACCTATACTGTTAGATTCTACTGAACCACTGCGCTAAAGTCAAGGATTGAATAAAATAAGCTGCCACCAGCCAGCGTTCCTTCAGCCAAGAGGACTGAGATTCCGCTATTGGGGCAAAAAATCCATAATCACGCGTTAACCGGACTCAGATTCCGTTATGCACCTGCATATGCCTCGTTAATCGCTCAAATTAACATAATAACTATGTTGCTTGTAATCCCCTAAAAACAAAAAAGTGACCTGCAGCCGATTGCTGCAGGTCCATCATCATATATTATAAAAAAGGGGGTCATGCTTCTATTATAAACACGCTATATTAAGGAATCATGAATGTAGTGTTACAGTTGCATTACAGAAAAGAAAGCGTTTCACCAATCCGTCCAAATCTCCGCTGTCATGCTCATCCATAGGTTACACCATCACTCTATTCCTGTCTACATCATCCTGCCGTCCTCCCTTTAGGCTGCATATAAAACAGCTCCAGCCTCTCCATAACGGAGGGCTGGAGCTGAAAGGATACCGGCGGCGATACCGCAGTCTTTTTTAATCAAAAATCTCCACATAAGCCTGCTTGCCGCGCAGAACCTCTACAACCTCGTTGTAATGATTCTCGGCTACCTTGAGATCCATGACATAGTGCAGGTGCTCCAGGTCACTGCTTGTCAGCTCTTCCCCTCTATGCACTTCGCCCTCCGTACGTACTTCATCGGCGCGTACTTCATCCGTACGTTTCAGATCATTATCTGTCACAACAGCCGGGACAATGGCCGCACCGGACCCCATACCCGTTGAACCTCCGGCAGCGTACACGCCCCCGGCACCTGTTGAAGCGGTATTAGTGGAGCCCAGCGGGATCAGAATGTTGCGCCGGTTATTTACTCCATTATCCAAAGGGTCCGTTAATGCTGATACCTCAATCCCCTCTACACCGTACGGAATCAAAGAAGTCTTAGCACCTTCCGCTGCATCTTCTGTACTGAAATAGGCCTGGATTCTTCTAGTCATTGTAAATCCCTCCCATAAAGTTATATTATGCCAAACGGGTTATGCATGTATTACAACACCTTAAGCAGCTCACGCACAAAAGCGGGCTCATCCTTGGGTGTGCGTGAAGTAATGTAATTGCCGTCTACGACGACCTCTTCATCCTTGAACTCCGCGCCGGCATTGATCAGATCATCCTTCAGCGGCGGGTAGGAGGTAAGCGTGCGGCCTTGCAGCAGTTCAGCGCTGATCAGAATCTGCGGGCCGTGGCAGATAGCGGCAATCGGCTTGCCTGCACGGTCAGCATCCTTCACGAATTGCAGAATATCCGGGTCAAGACGGAGATTCTCCGGCGAAGATCCGCCTGGAATGACTATTGCATCATACTCTGCGGCTGTGACCTCGCTGATTGCTTTATCGGCGGCATAGGATACGCTTCCTTGTTTGCCGAGCAGGGTCTCATTTTTCTTCAGACCGATGATTTCTGCCTGATGTCCTGCCTGTAGAACTTCTTCGTAAGGAACCTTCATTTCAGAATCTTCAAAGTCATTGGCGAGCAGAAAAGCTACTTTACTCATGAGATCCTTATCTCCTCTCTAGGCTGCTGTCGTCTCGTCAATCTATTACCCTCATTCCCCCGCTTTATAACGAAGCCTAAGCAGTTCCCGTAAATTCTGTTCCGTCCCTAATGCCTCCGCGCCAAGTGGAAACGGCTTTGCCGTCCTTTAAGACGGTACCGTTTCAACGAGAAATAGCCTACCTTCTCACCGGCTAGGTACGCGGCAAAAGACCGCGGCCTCTGCGCTGGAGCCCCTGCGGCTCCTTCGGGTCCCCGGCTTCCTTGGCTGTCGCTGAAGCTTCGGTCATCGACCCGGCCATATGGGCCTGAATCGTGTTCCACATCCATGCTTTTGGTGCTTGTCTCATTCTGTTTGCTCCCCGCACTTATGAATAATGGTGCATCATTCATAGTCTATCCAGCTAGGGCTGCTGCTATCCCGCTTGGCTAACTCGAAGCAAAAAGACCCCACCATGTGGAGTCCCGTGATGTATTTTTTACAGTTAAAGCTGCGTCTGCCGCATTAAGTCCTAACCCTTGCTGTCCAGCAACAGCGTAACCGGTCCCCAGTTGGTGAGGGCGACATCCATCATCGCTCCGAACACGCCGGTCTCTACCTGTAGCCCTCCGGCACGCAGCTCTTGGTTGAAGTAGTCGTAGAGCCGCTCAGCTTCAGCCGGAGCCGCGGCTGCCATGAAGTTGGGTCGTCTGCCCTTGCGGCAGTCCCCGTACAGCGTGAACTGGGAGACGGACAGGATGGCCCCGCCGGCCTCCGTCACACTATGGTTCATTTTACCGCCCGCATCCTCAAAAATCCGCAGTCCGGCAACCTTGTCCGCCAAATACTTGGCATCCTTCTCTGTATCCTCGTGGGTTACGCCGACCAGCAGCAGCAGGCCCTCTCCAATGGCTCCGGTTACTGCACCATCCACCGTCACACTGGAATTCTTGCAGCGCTGCACAACGACTCTCATCTCATCCTTCAGCTCCTTGCCTTAGCACCTACTGCATAATACGGTTAACGGTATACACATCCTTGACCCGCTTCACTTTGTCGACCACAGACTGCAGGTGATCGGTATTGCGGATCAGAATCGTCATATGGATCATCGCCATCTTGTTCTTGTCGGAGCGCCCGGTGACCGCTGAAATATTGGTCTTGCTCTCCGATACCGCCTGCAGCACTTCATTCAGCAGCCCGTTGCGGTCATGGCCGGTAATCTCAATATCGACGCTGTAATTAGCCTCCATACTGCCTTCCCACTCCACTTCAATCACGCGGGCTGCTTCCTCCCCGTCCATCTCGTTCGGAATGTTCGGACAATCCTCACGGTGCACCGATACGCCCCGTCCACGGGTCACATATCCGATGATATCGTCGCCCGGCACAGGATTACAACATCGTGCGAAGCGTACCAGCAGATTGTCGATCCCCTTGACACGGACCCCGTTGGTCGGCTGGTTGCGCTTCTCTCCGCTGGATTTGATCGCCTTCATCTCGGAGGTAAGCTCCAGATGGCCTGCGGCCTCCTCCTGGTCCTTACGCAGCTTCTCAGTCAGCTTGGAAGCGATCTGAGCGGCGGTAATCCCGCCGAAGCCGACCGCCGACAGCATATCCTCCACATCATTGAAGGCGAACTTCTTCGCAGCCTCCGACATTTTGTCCTCTGTCAGCCAGTCAGAGACCTCCACATTCAGGCGCTTCAGCTCGCGTTCGATGGCCTCCCGGCCCTTCTCCACGTTCTCCTCGCGCTTCTCCTTCTTGAACCATTGCTTGATCTTGCTCCGCGCATGCGAGGACTGGGCAATCTTCAGCCAATCGCGGCTCGGACCGTACGAATTCTTAGACGTCAGAATCTCCACGATATCCCCGGTCTTCAGCTTATGGTCAAGCGGTACGATACGCCCGTTCACCTTGGAGCCAATCGTCCGGTTCCCGACCTCGGTATGGATGCGGAACGCGAAATCCAGCGGCACCGAGCCGGCCGGCAGCTCCACTACCTCACCCTTAGGCGTGAATACGAAGACCAGATCGGAGAAAAAGTCCATTTTGAGCGATTCCACGAACTCTTCGGCATCCTTCGCTTCATGCTGCAGCTCCAGAATCTCGCGGAAGAACGGCATCCGGTTCTCGGGATTGACGTTGTTGTTGCTGCTGCCTTCCTTATACGCCCAGTGGGCAGCGATCCCGAATTCGGCCGTGCGGTGCATCTCCCAGGTACGGATCTGGACCTCTGTCGGCTCTCCCCCCGGACCTACTACGGTTGTATGCAAAGACTGATACATGTTCGCCTTGGGCATAGCAATATAGTCCTTGAAACGGCCAGGCATCGGCTTCCAAAGCGTATGAATAATGCCCAAAGTGGCATAACAATCCTTAATATTGTCGACGATAATGCGGATAGCCAGGAGATCATAGATCTCGTTGAACTGTTTGTTCTTGGTGTTCATCTTGTTATAGACACTGTAGATGTGCTTCGGGCGTCCCGAGAGATCTCCTTCGATGCCCATTTCATCCAGCTTGGCGCGGATGCGGCCGATGACACTGTCAATGAACTGCTCGCGTTCTGCCCGTTTCTTGTGTACAAGATTGGCAATCCGGTAATACTGCTGCGGATTGAGGTAACGGAGCGCAATATCCTCCATCTCCCACTTGATCGCAGAGATCCCCAGCCGGTCCGCAATGGGACAAAAGATCTCCAGCGTCTCATAAGAAATCCGGCGCTGACTCTCTTCGGACTGGTATTTGAGCGTACGCATATTATGCAGACGGTCCGCCAGCTTAATCACGATCACCCGGATATCCTGGGCCATAGCGATGAACATCTTGCGGTAGTTCTCGTTCTGCTGCTCTTCCTTGGAGCGGAAGCGGATGCGTTCCAGCTTGGTCAGACCGTCCACCAGCATCGCGCAGGTATCGCCGAATTGCGTGCGGATCTGTTCCAGGGACACCGTCGTATCTTCCACAACATCATGCAGCAGCGCAGCAATAATGGATATCACATCCATTTGCATATTGACGACAATATCTGCGACCGCCAGCGGATGCAGAATGTATGGCTCCCCCGATTTACGGACCTGCCCGTGATGAGCCTGATCGGCGAATTCATAAGCTTCACGGATGCGGAGAAGATCTTTTTCTTTTATATAGGCGCCAGCCTTTTCGGTTAATTGCTCTATGCCCATTCTCGTCGTATCCGTTTCCCTTCTATAATAAAATGAACCTGCAAGCATGCAGAATTTGCAGGTTCCATACGTTCCCGGCTGCATTACGCTCAGGTTAAAGTTGTCTATAATTATGACGCTTACGAGGGATTCCGTCAACACTTGCCATAGCGTGGCATTCCTGTCAGGTAAAGGGTCAAGAAAAGACAATTTTGTGGCACGGGTAAAAATGTTGTTGTAAAAACCCGCCGATCTATTTAATCTAGTAAAGGCGGTTTTTTATAAGAGTAGAATGGTCAAATCAAATTAGATCAGAAAGAGAAGTGAACTCCATTGCAACGCGAAATTCAAGTTAACGAAAGACTCCCCTGGGGCCCGGGCTTCCTCCTGAGTCTTCAGCATCTGTTCGCCATGTTCGGCAGCACCGTGCTTGTTCCCAACCTGTTCGGGGTAGATCCCGGCATGATCCTGCTGATGAACGGTATCGGCACCTTGCTCTACATACTGATCTGCCGCGGCAAAATCCCTGCCTATTTGGGTTCAAGCTTCGCCTTCATCTCTCCGGTCCTGCTTGTGCTGAAAGAACATGCCGGCGATCATGAGCGCGGATATTCGCTTGCACTGGGCGCTTTTATCGTGACTGGTGTTATATTCATTCTTGTGGCCTTAATTGTACGTTATGCCGGTACCGGCTGGATTGATATCGTCTTCCCTCCGGCAGTTATGGGAGCCATCGTAGCGACGATTGGACTGGAGCTAGTGCCTGTAGCCGCACGGATGGCCGGACTGATTGCTCCTGAGGGTGTAGCCAGCGCGGACTGGACGCCTGACGGCAAAGCCATTACCCTGTCGCTCGTCACGCTCGGTGTTACCGTACTCGGCTCCGTGCTGTTCCGCGGCTTCCCCAAAATCATTCATATCCTCATCGGTATCGTTACCGGTTACGTACTTGCTTATATATTGGGTCTGGTGAATACAAGCGCTATCTCTCAAGCAAGCTTCCTCTCCCATCCCACCATCATTACCCCATCCTTCGACTGGCAAGTGATCCTCACCATCATTCCTGTATCGCTTGTTGTCATTGTGGAGCATATCGGCCATCTGCTGGTCACCAGTAATATTGTCGGCAAGGACCTGACCAAAGATCCCGGACTGGACCGCTCGCTGATGGGTAACGGGATTTCTACGGTACTGTCAGGATTCATGGGTTCTACGCCTAATACCACTTATGGTGAAAATATTGGCGTTATGGCACTGACCAAGGTGTACTCGGTATATGTTATCGCCGGGGCTGCCGTCATCGCCATCGTGCTGTCGTTCTCCGGAACGTTCTCCTCAGTCATTGCCAACATTCCGCTGCCGGTTATGGGCGGTGTATCCCTGCTGCTGTTCGGTGTTATCGCGGCGTCGGGTCTACGTATCTTCGTCGAGCAAAAAGTCGATTTCTCCAAAGCCACCAACATGATTCTGGCTTCACTGGTACTGGTTGTAGGCATCAGCGGCATTTCGCTTAAGCTGGGCGGTGTAGAGCTGAAAGGGATGGCACTGGCGACTATTGTCGGAATGCTGCTCGCTTTGCTGTTCAAGATCATCGAAGTTCTCGGCTTGTCCAATGAACAGGAAGCTGACAAATCGGCACATTAAGTGACTCTCCTCTGTTAAAATATCAAAAAGCGGCCTGCTGTCTTCATTCGACAGCAGGCCGCTTTATATTTCCCGGGAAAAGTTACCCGGGGAGAATTAATCCTCGTAAGTCAACAAAGTCATGACTTCAACATTCGACAGCTTATCCCGTCCAGCCAGGGCTGTCAATTCAATCAGGAATGCAGCACCGACCACCTGGCCGCCAAGCTGCTCTACCAGGTTAACAGAAGTAGCAATCGTCCCGCCTGTAGCCAGCAGATCATCTGCAATCAGTACCTTCTGGCCCGGCTTGATCGCATCGGTATGCATAGCGAGAGTATCCTTGCCGTATTCCAGATCATAACCTACTTCGATTGTCTCATAAGGAAGCTTGCCGCTTTTGCGGATCGGCACGAAGCCTACACCCAGCGCATAAGCCAATGGAGCGCCCACTACAAAGCCGCGCGCCTCCGGTCCGGCAATGACGTCGATCTCCAGATGGGCCACCAGAGCTTTAAGCTCATCGATGGCTGCACGGTACGCAGCGCCGTCCTTCAGCAGCGTAGTAATATCTTTGAAGCTGATTCCAGCCTGGGGAAAATCCGGAATTACGCGAATATTGTTTTTGAAATCCAACATCATCATCTCCTAAAAGTAAGCGGGAAGCTTCCCCGCTGAAGTTACTCGAACCAAATGACCCGGGCAGCATGCGCAGCCGTTATGAGGCACCTAAACGATGCGACAGCATGAATTCCTGCAACTCACTGCGGCTGCCTTCCATGAAATACTGCTCCATCTCCGCTGTCTTGCCCAGTCTGACGAAATGCTCTGATGTGCTCAGACTCTTGGCGGCAGGCTGCGGGACAAAGGTGATTGTGCCGCCGCTGCGCTCAATGAAGTCAAGCTCATCGAATACATCCAGCATTCTGCTCACCATACGCACACCAAGCGCCGACTGGCGGCTGAGCCGCAGCAGCACTTCATGCTCAGGAGTTGGAGACGCAGCGATCGTGGCAATCCATTGATATAACGATTTGAAATGATCTCGCGTAGGAACCTGCAGCCGGTCACGCCCGTCGCGGATCGAATGCAGCAGGGCTATATTCTCCGTCTCGGGAAAAGCAGTGAACAGCGCTTCCAGCTGCTCCGGGGACTCCGGCATATCCAGCACACAGAGCAGCGACAGTCCCTCTTCGTCACGCGTACCCTCCGGCTGATGTACCGCCGAGATCCCGCCAGCCTCATCGTATACCCAGAGGGACATGCCCTTCAGATCACGCAGCGGCGTTGTCCAGCTGTTCTGGAAGACCGCTGCACTCTGGCCCAGTCTGCTGCCGCTATAGGTGCGGAGCAGCTCCTGAATATGTGCAGCCTGCTTGACGGCATCGGCTGCGCCCCGCAGATCGAACAGCTGCGCCTTCGGCACTGCAAGATCCTGCAGCATCAGCTGAGGCTTGCGCGAGCCGTTCCATTCATTGATGGACAGCTCTGCCAGTACATCCACGACTGTGCCGTCCGGAAGCAGCTCAGCCAAGGGACCTTTGCCAAAAGCCACAGCTTCAATCGTCAGCTTGTCCTGCTGGAGCACAAGCTTCAGGTGCTTGCCCTCCTGGCCCATCTTCCGTGTCTCCTTCACAACCGCACCGCGCAGAATGAATCTCGGCAGCGGATTGGCCATGCCGAACGGCGCCAGCCGCTCCAGCTCAAGCGCAGCCTGGAGGGTCAGATCCGCAATGGATACCTCACCGTCCGCAGCCGTAACAGCTACGAAGTCCTCCGGGGTCAGAATAGACGCAGCATAGCTATTTAGGGCCGCATCGAAGGCTTCCAGCTTGCCCTGCGGCAGACTCATCCCGGCAGCAGCCGGATGTCCTCCGAAGTGGTCCATCAGCCCGGCACATGAGGACAAGGCCGCATAGATATCGAGGCCCGGGATGGAGCGGGCAGAACCCTTGCACATCCCGGTCTCCGGATGAATGTCCAGAATAACGACCGGTCGGTAATACCGCTCCAGCAGCTTGGAGGCCACAATGCCGACTACGCCGACATTCCAGCCCTGGTCCGCCAGCACAATAATATCCGGCAGTCCGCTCCGGCTAATTCTCTCCTCCAGCTTGGCTGTGGCTTCGGTGACAATTCGCTCTACAACCAGCTGGCGTTCCTTGTTCAGCAGATCCAGCTCTCCGGCAAATTGTTCAGCCTCTGCCGCATCCTCCGTAGTCAGCAGTGTAACTGCCCGGCCTGCATGATCCAGCCTTCCGCTGGCATTAATGCGCGGAGCCATCCCGAAGGCGATATTCACCGCACTGACGGTGTTCATCGTAATCCCGCCCACCGAGAGCAGCGCCCGGATGCCCGGAAACGCCGAATTCCGCATGCTGCTGAGGCCTCTGCGCACCAGACTGCGGTTCTCGCCCAGCAGCGGCATCAGGTCCGCCACCGTACCGATGGCGGCAATCTCACACCATTCCTCCGGCACTTCGCTGCCCAGGAGCGCCTCAGCCAGCTTATAGGCCACCCCTACTCCGGCCAGACCCTTGAACGGATACGGGCAGTCCGGCAGCTTCGGGTTAATCAGAGCATACGCCTCAGGCAGCAGCTCCGGCGGCTCATGATGATCCGTGACAATAACATCAATACCCAGCTCAGTGGCATAGGCAATCTGATGATAGGCACTGATACCAGTATCCACCGTAATGACGAGAGATACACCCTGTTGGACCGCCCAGTCAAGCGCATGATTATGCAGTCCATAGCCTTCATTGGAGCGATGGGGAATATAAATGTCAAAGGAGGCCCCGAGATGACGCAACAGGTAGATCATCAGCGCCGTGCTGGATACCCCGTCTGCGTCATAATCACCGTACACCAGAATATGCTCTTCCTCTTGCAGTGCCTTTTGTATCCGCGGCACCGCTTCAGCCATTCCTTTGAGCAGGAATGGATCATGTCTATCTTCCGCTCCCCCATCCATAAATACCTGTGCCAGCTCAGCGGTATCCATGCCTCTTTGCACCAGCAGTGACGAAAGGAGCGGAGAAATAGAAAGGCTCCGGGCCAGTTCCGAAATACGCTCGGAATCGGCTGCCGGAGATTGCCATCTTGTTTTTGAATGAAGCAATACAGCTCACCTTTCTCTCACCTTGCAGACTACTGAAGCAGCGTGGGAATATCGTTGTCCACGAGCTCATGATTGCTTTTATAAGGATAACCCGGATCATACGGCACAACATCCATATGAACCTCACCAACATGAACGAACCGGTGCTGCAGCAGCTTCCGCGCACATTCCGAAATGTCCTGAGCTTCCATCACGCTGATCCGCGGATTCACACTAATCTTCACATGCAGATTCACATAGCTGCCTTCCTCCAGTGCCCGGAGCTGCTCCACACGAATGACTCCATGCACCCGCTGAACCGTCTCAATGAAGCTAGCCGCTTCCTCGGAAGGGAGCTCCTGAATCTTCTTGCTGTACACAGAGGAAGCAATTAATGAATAACCTTTGCGGAGAATCAGACATCCGGCCAGCAGGGCTGCGATGGGGTCCATGTAGAGCAGAGGATGCCAGTTCAGGTATCCTCCAGTCATGGCCAAGGCAATTCCGATAAACACAGTTATAGACGTATACAGGCTGAACCGGTGGCTATCGGCATAAGCCGCATGACTACCGTCGCCCTTTTTTTTGAAATAACGGTACTGGTATTGAAATACAGCCTCTTTGAACACAATGCACAGCAGGACAGCGGCAAGGGCTGACTGCTCCGGTGCCGACAGATGTCCCCGGGTCAAATCACGGATCGCCGAGAAAGCAACCTGTAGCCCGCCCATAATAATCAGCACAGAGAATAGAATAGCCGCCATCGGCTCCTTGCTTCCTTGCGCAGCCCGGCCGCGTTCTGCTGCGCCTGCAACCTTGTGACTCTGCTTCAGGTTCCACGGAATCACCCCCGCCATTCTGGCAGCGGCATCTGCTCCGGAATAGATTGCATCCCCCAACAATGCCTTGCTGCCTGACAGATAACCGATACTTCCCTTGGCTACAGCGAGTAGAACATCACTAAGGATTCCGGTCCAGGCAACGGATTGTTTCTGGAGTAATGGTTTGTCACTCATAACGAGGCCCTCCTTACCACTAGCAGGTAAACTCATGATGATGAAATCAAGCAAGACATCCTGACCCGAAGATTCCGAAAAGCCGCGTCGCTACAGACGCGGCTCACAGAACAAGCGGATATTAGACTTTGGCCGGGGTATTCACCGCTGGCTTCTGGCGCTTCTTCAGGAGCAGCCAGAGCGGACTTGCGATGAAGATCGATGAATAAGCTCCGAAGAGCAGACCAATAACCATGGCAAGTGAGAACATGCGGATCGATTCACCACCCATAATCAGCAGGAAGAATGCAGCAATAAATACGGTGAACGCTGTATACAGCGAGCGCATAAGGGTCTGGGCCACACTTTTGTTAACCAGACTCTTAAGATCCTCGTACGACTTCTGCTTGCCGAAGCGCAGGTTCTCGCGTATCCGGTCAAAGATAACGATGGTATCGTTAATCGAGTAGCCGATAATGGTCAGCACCGCGACAATGAAGGTAATATCTACCTCCAGACGGAAGATCGAGAAGACCGCCACAACCATGAATGCGTCATGAAGCAGCGCCACAATGGAAGCCAGCGCAAAACGCCATTCAAAACGGATACTTACATAGATGATAATCCCGATACTGGAGAGCAGCACAGAATAGATCGCATTGCGGGCCAGTTCCTTAGCCATCTCAGTATCTACGGTGTTGATTTCAAAAGACGCCTTGTCATCAATCTTGTTGATTGACTTCTTAAGGGTCTCACTTTGTGCATCACTCAGCTCTTGATCATAGCGGATATTGACCCGCTTGTCGCCGATGGTAATGGTTGGTTCATGCTCAATACCTGCCCCCTTCAGAGCCGGCTGCAGCTCAGCCAGTGTGATACTCTTGGAGAGTGCTACGTCCACATTGGACCCGGCCTTGAAGTCAACACTGTAGTTCAGGCCGAAGGTTGCCAGAAAGACCAGACCCGCCACAGTAAGGGCAATCGAGAAGATATAGAAGAATTTACTTAAATGTACGAAATCAAGCTCTTTCTTAAAGCGCACTGATGTCACTCTCCTTTACCCCAAATTGCTTCGGCTTGTTGAGTGCGCCGGCTTTAACCAGCACTGTCAGCAGCCAGTGGGCAAAATAAAGGTTTGTTACGATACTAAGTACAATTTCCACGATCAGAATCAGCGCGAAGCCTTTGACCGCACCAGTACCGAAGGCGAACATGACAGCCGCTACGATAATCGTAGTGACATTCGCATCCATAACTGTACGGAAGGAGGTCTTGTTCCCTGCTTTGACGGAAGACATAATGCCTTTACCGCTGCGCATTTCTTCCCTGATCCGTTCATTGGTAATGATATTGGCATCGACGGCCATCCCTATACCCAGAATGAACGCAGCAATACCGGGAAGGGTCAATGTAAAGTCAGCCAGAACAAATACCAGAATCAGCAGCCACGTATGCAGGATCAGCGCGAAGCTGGCCAGTACGCCCGGAAGACGGTACATAAGCAGCATGAAGAGCAGAATAATCACTGAACCGATAATACCGGCTCTGACGGTCTCATCCAAGGATTGCTTGCCGAGGGTTGCCCCTACGCTCTGGGAATACTTCTCTGTCAGCTTAAGCGGCAACGCACCGAGGTTGATCGTATCGGCAATCTCACGGGCTTCATCCAGTGTATATCCCCCGGAGATCGAAGCTTTACCATCGGTCAGGACAGCTCGTACCGTTGGGGGTGAAGATAACAGGTTCTCATCCAGATAGATGGCAAGTTCCTTACCCAGCAGACGCTCGGTAATCTCTGCGAATTTCTTTTTGTCTTTGATAGAGATGCTAATTTCAGGACGGTTCAGTTGATCGCGCTGCACCTCTGCCGCACCTTCAACAAAGTCACTGCCTACCAGCTCAATCTTACTGAATACCCCGGCAGCATCCCCTTCATTAGCACTGCGGAAGGTCAGAACTGCGGGTTCTTTCATTTTCTTGCGGACCTCTGCTTCGTCGGTAACACCTGCGATCTTCAGACGGATGCGGTCCGTACCTTCGGTGGTCACCTCAGGCTCGCTGGTTCCGAGTGCATTTGCCCGCTTCTCCAGGCTCTCTGCAGTCTTCTGCAGCGATGCGCGGGTCAGAGTTCCTCCCGTATCCATTGGCTCTGCGTGGTACAGAATTTCGAATCCGCCCTTAAGGTCAAGACCCAGACGGACTCTGTCCAGCAGCCCAGGAGTTGTAAATACCATGACGCCAGTTAGAACGACCACGGTAATGATAAAGCTCAACATTCTCTTCATGCTCTAGCTAGTTCCCCTTTCATTACATCAATATTCCTATTATAGCTACGTGCGAAATGACCGTCAATTCAGAAGGAATGACGGTGTCTTGATTCACACAAAGAAACGGCAGGTTCTGCTGCAAAGCGAGGATACCTCCGTTTGATAGGACAAGTCTGAACACTCATTCCTTACTTTACTGCTTCCAGTACCCGTTTGCAAAAGAAAATCGTTCCTTTTGACAAATACTTCTCTTAATTCAATCCCCGATAGGCCGCCAGGGTCAGATAAGTCATATAACTGCCTGACTTGAGCGAATAGATGTCATTGACCAGCCGATGCAGGGGAGGTCTTCCCTCCTTGGCATAATTGCGGCTGATGCAATCCCAAATATCCTTACCGGTCACATATTCATAGCCGAGGAGCCGGAATTCCTCCGCTTTGCTGATGCACATGGCTTCGATATCTTCACTAAGCTCGTCATATCTCCATTGTTCCGATTCCACGTGCAGGCACCTCCAAAGATTCCTCAATTACGTATGCTCAGTGCTACGTATTCGACCTTACGTTCACACTTTCCTGCTTTCAGTCAAAAAACTTGTCTATGGAATGCTTGTCATGGAGTAGGCCTGTACTGGCATATCCTTATA
This genomic interval from Paenibacillus sp. FSL H8-0332 contains the following:
- a CDS encoding type 1 glutamine amidotransferase domain-containing protein, whose protein sequence is MSKVAFLLANDFEDSEMKVPYEEVLQAGHQAEIIGLKKNETLLGKQGSVSYAADKAISEVTAAEYDAIVIPGGSSPENLRLDPDILQFVKDADRAGKPIAAICHGPQILISAELLQGRTLTSYPPLKDDLINAGAEFKDEEVVVDGNYITSRTPKDEPAFVRELLKVL
- the dtd gene encoding D-aminoacyl-tRNA deacylase, with the protein product MRVVVQRCKNSSVTVDGAVTGAIGEGLLLLVGVTHEDTEKDAKYLADKVAGLRIFEDAGGKMNHSVTEAGGAILSVSQFTLYGDCRKGRRPNFMAAAAPAEAERLYDYFNQELRAGGLQVETGVFGAMMDVALTNWGPVTLLLDSKG
- a CDS encoding bifunctional (p)ppGpp synthetase/guanosine-3',5'-bis(diphosphate) 3'-pyrophosphohydrolase, with amino-acid sequence MGIEQLTEKAGAYIKEKDLLRIREAYEFADQAHHGQVRKSGEPYILHPLAVADIVVNMQMDVISIIAALLHDVVEDTTVSLEQIRTQFGDTCAMLVDGLTKLERIRFRSKEEQQNENYRKMFIAMAQDIRVIVIKLADRLHNMRTLKYQSEESQRRISYETLEIFCPIADRLGISAIKWEMEDIALRYLNPQQYYRIANLVHKKRAEREQFIDSVIGRIRAKLDEMGIEGDLSGRPKHIYSVYNKMNTKNKQFNEIYDLLAIRIIVDNIKDCYATLGIIHTLWKPMPGRFKDYIAMPKANMYQSLHTTVVGPGGEPTEVQIRTWEMHRTAEFGIAAHWAYKEGSSNNNVNPENRMPFFREILELQHEAKDAEEFVESLKMDFFSDLVFVFTPKGEVVELPAGSVPLDFAFRIHTEVGNRTIGSKVNGRIVPLDHKLKTGDIVEILTSKNSYGPSRDWLKIAQSSHARSKIKQWFKKEKREENVEKGREAIERELKRLNVEVSDWLTEDKMSEAAKKFAFNDVEDMLSAVGFGGITAAQIASKLTEKLRKDQEEAAGHLELTSEMKAIKSSGEKRNQPTNGVRVKGIDNLLVRFARCCNPVPGDDIIGYVTRGRGVSVHREDCPNIPNEMDGEEAARVIEVEWEGSMEANYSVDIEITGHDRNGLLNEVLQAVSESKTNISAVTGRSDKNKMAMIHMTILIRNTDHLQSVVDKVKRVKDVYTVNRIMQ
- the uraA gene encoding uracil permease, which gives rise to MQREIQVNERLPWGPGFLLSLQHLFAMFGSTVLVPNLFGVDPGMILLMNGIGTLLYILICRGKIPAYLGSSFAFISPVLLVLKEHAGDHERGYSLALGAFIVTGVIFILVALIVRYAGTGWIDIVFPPAVMGAIVATIGLELVPVAARMAGLIAPEGVASADWTPDGKAITLSLVTLGVTVLGSVLFRGFPKIIHILIGIVTGYVLAYILGLVNTSAISQASFLSHPTIITPSFDWQVILTIIPVSLVVIVEHIGHLLVTSNIVGKDLTKDPGLDRSLMGNGISTVLSGFMGSTPNTTYGENIGVMALTKVYSVYVIAGAAVIAIVLSFSGTFSSVIANIPLPVMGGVSLLLFGVIAASGLRIFVEQKVDFSKATNMILASLVLVVGISGISLKLGGVELKGMALATIVGMLLALLFKIIEVLGLSNEQEADKSAH
- a CDS encoding adenine phosphoribosyltransferase, which translates into the protein MDFKNNIRVIPDFPQAGISFKDITTLLKDGAAYRAAIDELKALVAHLEIDVIAGPEARGFVVGAPLAYALGVGFVPIRKSGKLPYETIEVGYDLEYGKDTLAMHTDAIKPGQKVLIADDLLATGGTIATSVNLVEQLGGQVVGAAFLIELTALAGRDKLSNVEVMTLLTYED